The Eubacterium ventriosum genome includes the window GGCTAAGGCTGCACACCCTAATGCATTGTTCCTTGTACATCCTGAATGTAAGCCTGAAGTTGTGGAATTAGCAGATTATGTTGGTTCAACAACAGGAATTATGAACTATGCCAAGGAAAGCGATGCTAAAGAGTTTATTATTGGAACAGAGAATAGTATTGTAACTCATCTTCAGATGGAATGTCCGGATAAGATGTTTTATCCATTATCAAAGGACTGCGTTTGTCACAATATGAAAGCAACAACTTTAACTGATGTATTAAATTGTTGTAAGGGTATTGGCGGCTTAGAAATTAATCTTGACGAAGATACAAGAACTAAGGCAAAACACTGTATTGATGAAATGATTAGGTTAGGGTAAATGAAAAAGGCATTAATAGCAATGAGCGGTGGCGTAGACAGTAGTGTGGCTGCCGTATTTATGAAAGAAAAAGGATACGACCCTATTGGGGTAACAATGAAGTTATATGACAATGAGGATATTAACATGTCAAAGGAGAAGACATGTTGTTCTCTAAGTGATGTGGAAGATGCCAGAAGTGTAGCTTACAAAGTTGGTTTTCCTTATTATGTTTTTAATTTTAAGGCAGAATTTAAGGAGAAGGTTATAGACAAGTTTGTAGGTTGCTATATGTGTGGCATGACTCCTAATCCATGCATTGACTGTAACAGATATTTAAAGTTTGAAGAGTTATATAGAAGAGCAAAAGCTTTGGGCTGTGATGTGATAGTAACAGGTCATTATGCTAGAATCAGATTTGATGAAGCTACAGGCAAGTACCAGCTTATGAAGGGAATAGATGATTCAAAAGACCAGAGTTATGTTCTTTATCATATGACTCAGGAACAGCTTGCTCATACAATGTTTCCTTTAGGAGAATATACTAAAGATGAAATAAGAAAGAAAGCAGCTGAGACAGGACTTATTAATGCAGACAAACATGATAGTCAGGATATTTGTTTCATACCTGATGGAAATCATATGAAGTTCATTGAGGAGTATACTCACAAGAAAGTTGGTAAAGGTAATTTCCTTGATATTAATGGCAAGGTTATAGGTCAGCACAACGGGTATTACAGATATACAGTAGGTCAGCGAAAAGGGATTAATGTTAACCGTGATGGCAAGCATTATGTTCTTGAAATCAGACCGGAAACAAATGAAGTTGTAGTTGGACGAAACAAA containing:
- the mnmA gene encoding tRNA 2-thiouridine(34) synthase MnmA; the protein is MKKALIAMSGGVDSSVAAVFMKEKGYDPIGVTMKLYDNEDINMSKEKTCCSLSDVEDARSVAYKVGFPYYVFNFKAEFKEKVIDKFVGCYMCGMTPNPCIDCNRYLKFEELYRRAKALGCDVIVTGHYARIRFDEATGKYQLMKGIDDSKDQSYVLYHMTQEQLAHTMFPLGEYTKDEIRKKAAETGLINADKHDSQDICFIPDGNHMKFIEEYTHKKVGKGNFLDINGKVIGQHNGYYRYTVGQRKGINVNRDGKHYVLEIRPETNEVVVGRNKDLFTEELVATDFNWISGEAPTGEIKVSGRTRYHQPLTEGVAKVLENGDVKVSFDEPIRAITKGQSVVLYDGDVVLGGGTIKEC